The DNA sequence cgggaagactgatgagggaagtgcaaacaggagtgcggaacaggaggattctgggaaacggagtccgggcaggcgtggatgtgacagtaacacacaaaaattgtGAATGCTTTGAATATAAAGGACTGATTAGCTCAAACAGTTCTTAAGTAGCTCAGTTTGATAATTTGCCTGAACGGCGGTTGATAGTGTTGTTTTCGGACGAGTTCGAATCCCGAAATGACCAGGttctaaaacttttattattattttattaaacgtAGTTTAGCCGTTACAAGTTATGAAATCActtatttttactttctcaatgATACCAACATCATGTAGTGAGAATGTTTAATTGTAATGGGCATGTTTGCAGAATTGACGAATCTGCCGCGGATCGTTTTACAGCTGGAATTAAGCGCAAGAAGTCACCAGATAACACGATAACCAGTTAAACCGTAACACTGCTGTTGTAAGTGGAGGAAAGGTCCCTCTGGCTCGTGTACAGTCTTCAGACATGCGCAACAATATCACTAGTCAAGTCacgtcatcttcatttatatagcgcttttcacaatacatactgtttcaaagcagcttcacagtgacaataggaaaattcTTATCGcgctaaagttggtttttgattgaatcacttccgttgtaaaaattgttaattaggGACCACTTAAATTACACCTTTCCTACTAAAAACTgaatacctttaatgcattcttgccgttTATTTaggtgtttagtctataggtttgcgtgtttgagtgtgtatgtgcgcagaagcttggtcttttataaaaaagtgatatttgccaaattactttACTGGTCcatataatacagaaaaatttgtTGTGTCCGCGGATCTATgcgaactggaataattttgataacgttttatctatacatagggaaaggaaagggaaatgGGCCTTCGCACAGGATAGATTAGTTGAAACGTCAGGGCAGCGTTATCATCATGTCTAgatgcaggtccttcatctcatctgggtacggcctggatctggcaggctgcggcaaacctcgggataaacacagagagactaatattagcgtagacgccattcttcttatgatgtagcgagtacatcgggtgttatgggaagtgttcccggttctggctgacctaatctatgcagcctaacaattttcatgatttgaattatagaagtagataatggtttatgtgtatgcaagtttaaacagatgtgtttttagtctagacttaaactgacagagtgtgtctgcttcccgaacagtgataggttccaaagtttaggtgctaaataggaaaaggatctaccgcctgcagttgattttgatattctaggtattatcaactgtccagaattctgagatcgcaatagacgtgaaagACTATAATGCCTTAAGAGCTTGCTCAGGTACTGGgtagctaaaccatttagtgctttgtagataagtagcaagattttaaaatctatacgatgtttaatagggagccaatgtagtgttgacagaaccggccaatatggtcatacttcctggttctagtaagaactctagctgctgcgttttggaccagctatAGTTTAACaagcgagcagaacaaccacccagcagagcattacagtaatcaagCCTTGAGgccatgaacgcatgaactaactgttctgcatttgtcattgagagcatatgttgtagtttagatatatttttaagatggaagaatgcagttttacagatgctagaaacatggccttcaaatgaaagattggtatcaaagagcacacccaggttcctaactgacgacggagacttaacagagcagccatcaagtgttagacagtattctaggttattacgtgaagaagtttttggtccaaaaattagaatctctgttttttctgaatttcgTAGtaagaaattactggtcatccaatttttttatgtcagctatgcattccgttaattttgtgaattggtaagtttcatcagggcgcaaagaaatatagagctgagtatcatcagcgtaacagtgaaaactaacgccatccttcctaatgatatctcccaagggtagcatgtacagagtgaacagcaacggtccaagtactgagccttgcggtactccatgaacttgtgatcgatatgacatctctttgtttactactacaaactgataatggtcagataagtaagatttgaaccatgccaatgcaattccactaatgccaacataattttcaagtctattcaaaagaatattgtggtcgatagtgtcaaaagcagcactgagatcTAGTAACACTAacagagagatacaaccacaatctaatgataagagcaaatcatttgtaactctaatgagagcagtctcagtactatggtacggtctaaatcctcaCGGATACCACTTCTTTCTAAAATGGAACATAATTGTGATgaaactgccttttctagtatttttgacagaaaaggtagattcgagattggcctgtaattgactagttctctaggatcaagttgtggttttttaataagaggtttaataatagccagcttaaaagttttcggtacgtatcctagtgataaagatgaattaatgatattaagaagagaATCTATGTCCTCTGGAAGCTTCTCTTTTAATAGTTTAGTCGgcatagggtctaacatacatgttgttgattttgatgatttaataagtttaaagaattcttcctctcctatagcaatgaatgaatagaaattttcctcagggacactacagtgcactgtctgacgtgatactgtagtagacggttgcatggttataattttctctctaatattgttaatcttgcaagtaaagaagttcataaagtcattaatgctgtgctgtttggaaacatcagaagtcgAAGCTCtatttctcattaatttagccagtgtatcaaataaatacctagggttgtgtttgttttcttctaagagatttgaaaaataagttgatCTAGCattttttaaggcctttctgtactcaatcattctctctctccacgaaatgcgaaaaacttctagttttgttttcttccagctgcactccatttttctggcaacTCTCTTATGAGCCCgagtgtgctcgttgtaccacAGCGTTGGATTAGTttccttaatcttctttaagCGCAGAGGAGCAACTgcgtctaatgtgctggaaaaaaacagagtcaatagtttctgttgcaacatcgaggtcttctaagctgccTGGAATGCTAAGGCGATggaactgatcaggaagattatttataaagcaatcttttgTGGTAGAAGTGATGATTCTACCATATTCATGGCTGGGTGGCGTTTTGCAGCCTtaactaaatgtagtatacacgagacaaaataatgatctgagatgtcatcgctcTGCTCAATATCGATTCCTTGTggcaatattagatctaaagtatgattacgacaatgagtgggtcctgataTGTGTTGTCTAAcgccaatagagtttagaatgtctataaatgccaatcccaatgcgtttttatcattatctacatggatattaaaatcaccaacaacaaggacttatccgcagctagtactaactccgatagaaaatcagcaaattctttgataaagtctgtatggtgccctggtggccagtgtacagtagccagcacaaatgtcaacttaaataatgttacataaagcaccatcacttggaaggaattatatttgaatgacttttgagtaatacttaagatattactataaattacagcaacacctcctcatttgcctttctgacgaggattgtgtcgataatcgtaaccttgagggctagactcatttaaagtaatgtaatcatctggttttagccaggtttctgtcaaacacagcaaatctagattattgtctgtgataatatcatttacaataagtgcttttgaagaaagggatctaacattcagcaacccaagctttattatttgtttatcagtattatctctgttttttatttgttgaacatcaattaaatttttacccttaaatgggtttggaagttttttgtatttactaattcggggtacagacactcTATGCgataatatctaggtgaaagagtttctatgtgttgggaattatctgacttctgtgacatgagacagctagcagacggtcagTTTAGCaattctgtctgcttcctgacctgggccccagtttgtcatgttttagcTCTAAGAGTGTACTCACACTGggcgctctgaaccgtgcccgagcACATTTGACCCCCAAAGCCTGGGTTCATTTGACAAGTCTGATTGCTCGTTCCGTGCCCGGGCGCGGTTTGTTTAGCCGGccctggcccgcttggaagaggtgggccagagcgtGGTTCAGTTGGGCTCGAGCGCGGTTTGCATGCAGTGTGAGTGCTAACCGTGCCAGAGCATGGACCAGCTATACTTTTGTgtgcgctactgtcatcattacgacggcaaatgtctttattactactttgatagtacactttttaattcatgtaattaattcgagtaaatttgggtttataacgggtctgattcccaccttattgatgaacaggaattgtagtttgcgagtaaagctgcaaattcctcccttaacgtcagctgcctttgtaataatcctctgatacgtgcTTTTGAAATGCACGGCATGAGTTATAAATAGCTTATATTAGGCAGTATCTtagcgaaagtgcatttcttcctgttttcttccattcaaaaagttgcatcgtatatgACGTAAGCGTGCTCCTGCCTGGAACGTTAAATGCAGTGTGACTACTGGCCAGCAGGGgagtggggaggggggacaatTGTGTTCGGGCTtggttcaaggcaaccgtgcctagtaTAAGTACAccctaagactatgtgccatattactagagagaagagcagcaccatcccaggaaggatgaataccatctcttttcaacaggtcaggtctgccccaaaaacttttccaattgtctatgaaaccaatattattctgcggacaccacttagacagccagccattgagtgatgataatctgttaactatctcatcactccgacgaacaggaagggaaccagagcaaattactttttCTGACATCGTACTtgtgagttcacacacctctttaatgttaatttcagtgatctccgactggcaaAGTCAAACGTCATTAGTTCcaacgtgaataataatcttagagtatttatgattcgcattagccagcacttttaaatttgctttgatgtcaggtgctctggctccctgCAAACATgcgactatggtggctggtgtgtctattttcacgttccttGTAATAGAATCACCAAttactagggcactttcaacaggattctcagtgggtgcatcactgagtggggagaacctgtttgatgttctaatCGGAACGTAAGAGTGGTGTTTTCAGCGGCTAGGCCACCGCCTGGTGACCCAGTtgccctgctgcacgggctctacagccagaaccaaacaatgtacagagttcactaagctagtcgcatccaaaacagtatctaaagcccttgttttcttactatcctcaattaaagtttggatgcgtgtctctaattctgagattctctgtTAGCCTATCTCCCTGCATTTATCACATGTGTAAATCTCACCACTGACAGAAAGCTATACTATGCATGTGACAGGCAGTGCAAGTAACAACAaaaggagaggatgacatgactcaccatGTTTGTAGAGTGATCTGACTTGTTTGATGGACTCGAGTCATAGAAAAAGGAGCACGCGAGAGAAAAGGACGGTTTGTGGCCCGGATGGCAAGCTAACAAGCGAGCAAAGTGCTAACGCATTGTGATAGCGATTTGGATCAAAAGATTAAATGCTAGCGATGTCAGATTAATGTGATAGGCAATATTAGATATATGGTGATGATAAAATAGACAAGTAATTATAACAAAGCTCTCTTTCTTCTTTCCAGCGAAATCACTGACAAAATGcaaacgtgtccctgctcttgatatacaaaaATTAATGAACTTCTTTGATCTTAATGAGGcaaaaaattacacacacacttcataagcagctcacacacacacacacacacacacacacacacacactcccactcactcactcactctcacactctctctctcactcactcactcactcactcacacacacacacactctcacacactcacactgtgaagtcttgatttgccccggtgatcatttctgagtgTTTTCATTGTGGATTGTTATACCTGTGTTTGACTTGGACTGTTTTTCGTACCTGATTCTCTGCTCCCTGCCTAGACCCTTGCCTGTTCCTGGATTTTGTGTTTGCCACCTGCCCTGATATCTGCCTGCCTGCCTTTGGACTCTGTTTGCCACGTTCCCTGATCactgcctgtccctgtttctgCTACTGCCTCGTCCTTGCCATTGTTGTTGCtgtgaatttaattttaataaaactgcAGATGGATCCTCACTCCGTTGACctttcattacagaagactttgCCTAACAGCGATCCAGCAGCCATTGTGCAACTATCATCAGAATTGTCTGCGCAAGTCAATCAGCTCACTATACACCAACATCAGCTCAACCAGCTGACTTCACTCACAGAGGAGTTCGTCAAAACATTACAGAGCCTTCGTCTAATACCAACTGAGGCCACGTCTGCCCTACAGCCACTCCTACCTCCTCAGTgaaggggtgtgtgtgtgtgtgtgtgtgtgtgtgtgtttgtttgttttgttgattgTATGGTTTTACTGCTGGGTGTGTAACAAATTGCCCCCTGGGGATAATAAAGTTTACCTCTACAATGATTTGCATTTTATGTTGTCAATGTACTATTTAGAGGGtttcacaataaatattgatCCAAAGCAAGTTTTGCGGTCTACTAGTGGTGAACACTGAACctcagtttgaaaacccctgattttttttggatacaataaatgtaaatattacatattatagaggttgttatatattataattgttGTATATTATAGAGGTATATTTGAAAAGAACTCCCCCCAGATGATCTCAACCATTTACACTTGATGTTAAGGCCAACACATGGACGTAAGTTGTACTGCAGTTGCTGTCACATAGActtaacattaaatatatcCTTGAGttactgtaaaataatgtgCACTAATGAGAACACAAGAGGAATTGTGTGGCCAGTGAACAAAATGTCTATCAAAACTAAAGCTGTGGCCAGAACATTTACTTCAATATACAGCACAAGTATTACATCATTGTGTTGTCTGAAAGCTCTCAAGAGATGAATCAGTAGATATATTTGGACTCAATGACGCAGATGTCTAATGATCTTTGCGACATGAGAGAATAAGGACAAGCATTTATAATGGACTAATTTAATTCAAACACTCACAAGTGTTCAGACACTGTCATTGTTTGCTCTGGCTCTAAAACTTTTAGATTATTTAGACAAGTCTGTGATTCAAATATTATACAGAAAGTTTACATAAcaatatattttcaacatttgaaAATAGATGTTAAAAGTGTGAGATGACAGTTTAGTAAAGTCCATATTTTGGTTATTTCTTcattgtaatttatattttcagccTGTGCAAAACAACAAACGCTAAGCTGCCATGAGTTTATCCCAGAATATCTCGATTGTTCGTCCAGAGCACTTTTTCATCACTGGGCTTACAGATACACCATACAGCACTTATTTCTATATATTCttatttatcatatattttatttctataattgGGAACTCGATAGTCATTCTCATTATAGCTCTTCACCGGAGCCTGCACAGTCCAATGTACATTGGTGTGTTTAACTTGGCCTTGGCGGATATTGGTGAAAGTAATGCACTGATCCCTAACATGATGAAGAATTTTTTGTCAGACTCACAGTACATGTCATACAATGCTTGCTTggcaaacatgttttttgtgaACTTCTTTATTACTGTGCAGACTTGCACTCTTGTTGTTCTGGCATTTGATCGTTTCATTGCAATCTGTTTGCCACTAAGATATAATGCCATAGTGAATAATAAGTTCATGGCTATAGTGTTTTCAGTAATATGGGCATTTAACACCTTTATGGTAACAATGTCAACATCTATGATGACCAGACTTTCATTCTGTAAATCCAACGTAGTAGAGAGTTGGTATTGTGACTATGGAAGATTGATGAGGATTCCATGCAATGACAGTAGCATTAATAAGTTAATAGCACTCCTATGTGAAGCTTTATTCCTTGTAGCACCACCATTCATTATAGTCCTGTCATATGTGGGCATTTTTCTTGctttatgtaaaattacaactTGGGAAGGACGTTTTAAAGCACTGAAGACCTGTGTTTCTCACCTTTTGGTAGTTGGATCATTCTTTCTTCCCATAATATGCATTATGATTGCTGCACCTTCTGCTAATGCCAGGATCATCAGCGGATCTCTTTCATTTGCTCTTCCACCAATGCTAAATCCCATCATTTACGTTTTAAACACAGCTAAAATCAAAGCCTTAATCCGAAAAGTGCTTAACAACAGATCTGCGCCAATTAGAGCGAAAGTTTCAAAATGACTGTAATGATTGTCTATATGATCTTCAATCACTGTGAATTAAATAatctaaaattacatttatatgtacttaataaatatttttatatccaTTAAGTGGAAaataaaagtgtacaagcaGAAAATAAATTCAGTGTGCTAGATGTAGAGTGGACACATTAGACGTGTGTGGTGGTTAACAGCagtgaaatgtttatttatttatgaatgaatccaTGTGATTCAAGTGTGTGTATTGTATGTGATTGTTAACTATGTAGTTATTAACTCCAGAAaaagtaacattaaataataaagcaGAAACAAATAGCAATAACAATAACAGTGTCTCTGAAATGGTCAGTAATATCAGTGTGTAAATGAAGGGTGCATGGctgaatatgtaatatagtgttgaagtgtaaatgtgaaaataatcaaaacacaAAGCAAACACCAAGTCCAAAACCCGAGTTCTCCGTTGGCTCAGTTGAAGGACTCTTTTAAAGGAGCGTCTAACCCAGGACAGGTGTCTCCAATCGACAGTCAAACGAAGTAATTCACAAATTGAACTGCGTTTCCGAAAACACACATTAGGGGTCGTCAcaatcaccaaatattggattcaatctttttgtagTTTTCAAGAGCATGTTCAGTATGTTCATGGTcacatatgtatatgtgtgcttCCAAACATAGAGCCCTTGGACATGTGCATGCGTGGATACAAGCATACACACGCggagctgggtagattacttacaaattgtaatcagttactgattctaaattacatgacaaaaattgtagttagtaacgtaatccattacatcacacatttaaggtaatgtaatctgactactttttgattacttttaggtTACTTTTGTCTAAACTCATTAAATCATCACAATGATTTaaataggataatcttgtaccatattgatataaaaatacaaaacaaaaaggaaaatatattccattctttaGCAATAACATGAAGTgtgttaaatattacattatgtcAGGGTTTCCCAGACTGGGGTTCATGAAGGAACTGCAGGGGTTCGtaagtttaatgaaaagctgttacgtaattaaataaaaataaattaacatttaaaataaataattttaaaataaaaagcaatcaaaataaaacacttaataaaaaaatataaaaatttatattttatttgtttacctccatgtcatgtgaccattgactgacatcagagaactgtgaacttaattttattattattactattattattactaagcatttcaaaacaaacttcatggttaaacattaaagtagactagtgtgataaacaatgcaatttttgtcat is a window from the Ctenopharyngodon idella isolate HZGC_01 chromosome 15, HZGC01, whole genome shotgun sequence genome containing:
- the LOC127495050 gene encoding olfactory receptor 1-like isoform X1; the encoded protein is MSSGSFSFNSLNISIVRPEHFFITGLTDTPYSTYFYIFLFIIYFISIIGNSIVILIIALHRSLHSPMYIGVFNLALADIGESNALIPNMMKNFLSDSQYMSYNACLANMFFVNFFITVQTCTLVVLAFDRFIAICLPLRYNAIVNNKFMAIVFSVIWAFNTFMVTMSTSMMTRLSFCKSNVVESWYCDYGRLMRIPCNDSSINKLIALLCEALFLVAPPFIIVLSYVGIFLALCKITTWEGRFKALKTCVSHLLVVGSFFLPIICIMIAAPSANARIISGSLSFALPPMLNPIIYVLNTAKIKALIRKVLNNRSAPIRAKVSK
- the LOC127495050 gene encoding olfactory receptor 1-like isoform X2, whose amino-acid sequence is MNTISFQQNISIVRPEHFFITGLTDTPYSTYFYIFLFIIYFISIIGNSIVILIIALHRSLHSPMYIGVFNLALADIGESNALIPNMMKNFLSDSQYMSYNACLANMFFVNFFITVQTCTLVVLAFDRFIAICLPLRYNAIVNNKFMAIVFSVIWAFNTFMVTMSTSMMTRLSFCKSNVVESWYCDYGRLMRIPCNDSSINKLIALLCEALFLVAPPFIIVLSYVGIFLALCKITTWEGRFKALKTCVSHLLVVGSFFLPIICIMIAAPSANARIISGSLSFALPPMLNPIIYVLNTAKIKALIRKVLNNRSAPIRAKVSK
- the LOC127495050 gene encoding olfactory receptor 1-like isoform X3 — its product is MSLSQNISIVRPEHFFITGLTDTPYSTYFYIFLFIIYFISIIGNSIVILIIALHRSLHSPMYIGVFNLALADIGESNALIPNMMKNFLSDSQYMSYNACLANMFFVNFFITVQTCTLVVLAFDRFIAICLPLRYNAIVNNKFMAIVFSVIWAFNTFMVTMSTSMMTRLSFCKSNVVESWYCDYGRLMRIPCNDSSINKLIALLCEALFLVAPPFIIVLSYVGIFLALCKITTWEGRFKALKTCVSHLLVVGSFFLPIICIMIAAPSANARIISGSLSFALPPMLNPIIYVLNTAKIKALIRKVLNNRSAPIRAKVSK